aaggaaaagagagtttAACAGACAGCAGCAGTAAGTCACGAGCAACTGCGGTGACCCACCCTGATCTTCACGTGCTCTTTGCACGCGCCTCTTCCCTCATCCTTAAGCCAGCAGAGGCATGAGGGGCTCCCTGCCCGGATGAGAGAAGGCCAGGGTGACAGGGAGACCATGGCAGGGCGGCAGGGTGGCAGTGGCGCTGGGGCTTGAATGGAGGTGAACCCgaccctctctcatgctcttccCACTGGCTAATACCACGCCTCAAAATCGCTACCTCACCCTCTGCATCGGACACCATCGAGACATGAATATTGCTGTGTGTTCTATGGGAGGGATTCAGAGGGGCAACATTTAAAGACCTACCAGTAAGCAGGGTCCTCCTTGAGAAGAGCTCTCTCTTTGGGAGACAGGCTGCCTTCAACAACACGAGTGACCAGTTGGTCGATGGTGTCCACCACCTTGTGATCCGCTCGCTGGGGGACCGCTGGAACACAAAAAAAGGGCTTTTCTGAGAAATACACTGGACCACACCGGGCCTGGGATGACCAGGACGGAGTCAGAGGCTTAGGACGGAATCTAAGCAGGCACGGTGACCAAAATCCTCATTCAAGAGAAATCAGCATTGAAAAGAGGAAAGCAGCATGGTATTCTAAAAACCAATACCCAAAACATCCTCCCAAAAGACAGAAGAGCATAACCACTAAAGGAGAAAGTCACAAGCTTACAATGACTGTGCAGAGCAACATATGCACATGCTCTACAGAAGGAAATGATACGCAGCAACTCTATTCTGCTTGTCAGGTATCGCCTAACTGGAATGTTCACATTAAGTGAAaaacataaagatataaaatgtgaCTCTgtacaaaatacatgaaaaaaatctagATTACGATTCCCAGTATGAAGGCAGGAggaaaagatacataaataaggacacacaggaaaaaaaggaaacatgccAGAATATTAATAGATATTCTTTATGGGTAGATTAACCAGCGACTTCATTTTCTTTGCGCtttatctataaaaaataaacGTGCATGtgttttataatcagaaaacatGTATGtaaatttgcaaagaaaaattCCCTAATCAAAGAAGTCAGTGGCCATAAGATAGGTGTTTACAGAAAATATCTGCTGAatgtatgaaaagaaaaacatttcttaaagaGTAAATTTCCTTCAATACGaggtgtattttttgtttttgctattttaagtaggctccagacccagtgtggagcccaacagggggcttgaactcaggaccctgagatcaagactcagagctttaactgactgagccaccttttttttttatttctttttttaaaaatttgacagagatcacaagtaggcagagaagcaggcagagagagaggaagggaagcaggctccgtgccaagcagagagcccaatgtggggctcgatcccaggaccccgggattatgaccggGGAGTCTGGGGAACCTCGAAAGCAGAGGctccaaaccactgagccaccccggcgcccccctgactgagccactttaacatgaatttcaatttaaaaaatgtcccTGGCAACACAGAAAAGCATCTGGCACTCAATTAGTAAGACTGTTTCATTTTCAGATATTTGCTGGTTTTAACTGCACAGAATGGTCTGTTTTAGTCATTGGATAAAAACCACTCCTTAACTGGAGAGGTTTCCCAGTTTGTTCTGTCCTTGTTCATGCCTGAGTCGCAACTTTGAGCTTATTTTAAACCTCACTGTGAACTCTTTATACCCGCTAAATGGATTCTTCCATTGTCATGCAATTGCAACTATTTTCCTGTTGaaactgcttcctttccttttttttttacatcggCTCTCATCTTACAGAATTGCTAGTTTTACACGATCTTACCAAAGAATAAAAGGTTCAAAGTTGGAAGCCTTGAAAAACAATGCAATTTGTGGATTACTGCAACCATCTCTCGAGAAGGTAACCACAAGCAAGCATCCCAGCTTTGATCCCGCaatcctcctcccctgaccacatTCTGTAGAGGggaacttaaaaaataacaatagcgGTAATCCAAACATTCAAGGGAAGATGCCATCCCCGTGTTTCTGACAGTAATGGAAGCAGTGGCGGGGCAGTCCCCCATGAGACGGGCGCTGGTGCCAGCTATCTGCTGTCCAGACAGCCCAGGTTTGCAGACATCAGTTACAAGGGAACCGGTCTCTGCTCAGCCTCAGAGGCCTCTAGTAAAAGGCAgcctgagtcccacatcaagggAAGGGTGAGGTCATTTACGTTAGGTCAGTATCATGAGGCAGCAAATGCTGCAGAAACACGGAAAAAGGCCTTTGATGATCCTGTAAAAGAGCAGACTGTAGTGTTTGCAGTACAGCAAGAATGCTGCTGTGGGGGGCACCTGCAGagcaagaaaaccagaaaaagtgGTGGGCGACTTTCAGTTACGggtgttttcttcctccttcaaacAAAGTtcttcattatcatcattatgctaactttccactcctccactatgaggggtgtggggaggaagggTCTTGCTTCAGCCCTGAGCCCACTTCTGGAAGGCTCCCTCTCCAGGATGAGGGGTGGCTGCCCATCCATGGCGGGACCTACCCAGTGCCTGATGTAGTCAGGGCTCCATAAGGGTGTAGAGGAGTAAAGAGATTCAGGGACAAACAAGGCCTTCCCACTTGGCTCGGGCAATGGAAGCTGAACACTGCCTTGTGGGGAAGAAGACTTCCTCTTGAGATAAAGGGGGGGTTAGTGCTTCCTTGCTGGTCACAGGGGCACCACATATGCTCATGACTTCTGGGATGTCTGGGCTAGGAGAGCATCCATCCTCGGTgctaagagggagagagaagggacacCAAACAGCCAAATGTTTCTATTACtactacttcttcctttttttaaaaaactattaccTCTTTCTTGGCCTTTCTGGAACCTCCATGAGGCTGACTCATTAACTACACGTTACCAGATGTACCTAACTGACCTATCGACTTTTAGCCATTCTAGAAAAGCAAGTGGGTAGAAAGGTGCATCTACCTGGGCTGACGTGGCTAATCTCCACTGGTCCCTCAACACAGCTCAAACATGGCCTCCCGGCCTCCCCCGGGCTGGGGTCTCTTCCATCCCCTTAATTCTGGCACAGGAGGGTTTCTTGACTTCTGTCCTTTAGGCGCCTAGGGACTCCCCAGAGACAATGCCCAGTGCTTACTTTCCCCTCTATGAATGAGTatcctggggcgggggggagatgCTAACAAAGGGTTCTTAACCTTGGCTGCAGGATGGTATAAACCCCCCACAAAGCACAGGCAGGATTGTGTACAAATATGTGTGCCTTTTTCCTGGCAAGCGCCACAGCTTTTCATCAGATTCCCAAAGGAGTCTGTGACCCAGAAACGCCTAAAAACTTCTGTGGTAGACAGAAGATTCCTAATATACGCTTCCAGAATGAAGAGCGCACACGCACACTGGCCAATATGAGTTTTCTACTACAACTCTGAATGTTTCCAGTTGGCTAAAAAAACTTTGGggcaaaaatctcaaaaataagaGACAATGcaagaacacaagaaaaacaaactcatcaCAATACACAGGAACTTTCGGGGCTTTCCTTACCATCACTCAGACCACTCAGAGCCTTGGCCTGAACTTCGGGTTTGGTAGGAGGAgccattttctcctcctcttggGCTGGCTCAGGTTCGGCTTTCTTGACCTGGAGGGGACACCCACTGCTGACCAGCCAGGCCTTCAGGTGATCGATGTACTCTCTCCCAAACAGAGTAGAGTCCTCGAAATTTGGAAATGCGGCAGGAGAGGGAGCTATATCTTGGAGGCCCACAGCTTCTAAGATTTTCTCTTGCCGGAAAGAGGAGGCCAAGGAGAAAGTCTGTCCCAGAAGGGCTAAAGATTTCCGGCAGAGAGAATTGGTGGTCTCCAGGGCAACAGCCAAGTCCAGGGGGTTACTGAGGGTCTTCATCTTGACACTCAGCTCATAGGCATTGCATGCCATGAGCAGGGGTGTGACACTCTTCAGGAGCCGGTCTTGAAGCCTCATGATGTACTTGTCAAAGGGCTTTATGATTTCAAAAAAGCAATTTTTGGTCTTCACAGCACCTTTGTCTAAAAGCATGTTTAAAAACTCGTTATCAACTCTGGGTGTTTTCAAAGCGGAGTGCTTTAAAAATTTGatagtaaaaaagcaaaaatctcgGTGCTCTGGTTTTAAGGAGCATTTGAACGAAGCAAGCATTTTAGCACAGGTTTCGGTTTCGAGTTCAAAGAGAGTCTGGAAAAGCTGGGAAAATTTAACATCATCTTTTATGGTGTGAAATCCTGCCCATTTGATTATTTCTATCCCAAATCTTGAAAAGACATCAGACTTATCTATGAGGTCAAAGCTCATCTTTCTTCTGGGGAGCCGAATATCCTTCAGATTAAGCCCCAAAGGGATCTGAGTGGGAAACTGGATATCTTCTGTCCCTGGGTTTGTCCCCAGGGTCGCATCAGGACTTGAGGTGGTTTTCTGGATTTGGTTGGTGCCCTGAGTTTTGGGAGTAATACGATTTACAGTGGGTACTTTCTTCGTGCTCACACTTCTTAGTGTGACAAGTTTCCCGACTCCCCCTTTAGTTGGGAGCAGGCCCTGAGTCTCTCCCTTTCCTAAAAGGGCCCCTTCCTGGTCAACGATGTTTAGACCTCGGCCTCTGCCCTGGACTTGGGCACTgcccctgagcacagagtctgcctccGCAGGACGGTCCACATCATAATCCCgactctctttctctaaacacTCTTTCTCAATCAGCCTGGAGGAACCAAAGTCCCCCAGGAGTGCAGAAGGACCAAAATTATACTCCTGTGACCAAGGGGATTCTTGAGAAACGGGGTGGGCAAAGTCTTGCTCCCAAGAGCCACGGAGTGCAAATTTCCAGTCCTGAGAACGGAAATGTCCCAATTTCCGGTGGCCAAAAACCTGGTCTCGGGAATCAGGGTGGGAAAATTCCAGATCCCGGCCACACTCTTTGCGAAAGTAGTTGTCTTCACTTACAGAAGGATTGCTTGATCTGAAGGAAGGTCCTGGAAATACATCACCTCGCAGGCTTTCTCTTCCAGTGTCTCGAGCATGGGCTACAGATCCAGCCAGAGTATATCTGCTGTCACTGGGAATGTCATCATACATATCTGCTCTGGCTCTTGGGACTGTCCTTAGAAGATCTGAAATAAATGATTCAAAGAGAAGCACAAAGGTAATTTAGACCAGAGGT
The sequence above is a segment of the Meles meles chromosome 20, mMelMel3.1 paternal haplotype, whole genome shotgun sequence genome. Coding sequences within it:
- the SUGP2 gene encoding SURP and G-patch domain-containing protein 2 isoform X2, giving the protein MSPPRAAAAAAAAAAAEGQRNMAARRIAQETFDAVLQEKANRYHMDPSGEAVGEALQFKAQDLLRTVPRARADMYDDIPSDSRYTLAGSVAHARDTGRESLRGDVFPGPSFRSSNPSVSEDNYFRKECGRDLEFSHPDSRDQVFGHRKLGHFRSQDWKFALRGSWEQDFAHPVSQESPWSQEYNFGPSALLGDFGSSRLIEKECLEKESRDYDVDRPAEADSVLRGSAQVQGRGRGLNIVDQEGALLGKGETQGLLPTKGGVGKLVTLRSVSTKKVPTVNRITPKTQGTNQIQKTTSSPDATLGTNPGTEDIQFPTQIPLGLNLKDIRLPRRKMSFDLIDKSDVFSRFGIEIIKWAGFHTIKDDVKFSQLFQTLFELETETCAKMLASFKCSLKPEHRDFCFFTIKFLKHSALKTPRVDNEFLNMLLDKGAVKTKNCFFEIIKPFDKYIMRLQDRLLKSVTPLLMACNAYELSVKMKTLSNPLDLAVALETTNSLCRKSLALLGQTFSLASSFRQEKILEAVGLQDIAPSPAAFPNFEDSTLFGREYIDHLKAWLVSSGCPLQVKKAEPEPAQEEEKMAPPTKPEVQAKALSGLSDAVPQRADHKVVDTIDQLVTRVVEGSLSPKERALLKEDPAYWFLSDDSSLEYKYYKLKLAEVQRVSHTLPGADQKPTAAECAVRAMLYARAIRSLKKRLLPGRRRGLLRTQGLRGWKVRRATTGTQTLLSSGTRLKHHGRQAPGSLQGKLSQPDGNDTAKDCPPDPAGPSPGDPSPEASGPSPKPAGVEVSGAPQTSSPCPSADVDMKTMETAEKLARFVAQVGPEIEQFSIENSTDNPDLWFLHDQNSSAFKFYRKKVFELCPSICFTSSPLNLHPGESADSQEGPLNPMEGEGEFEDEPPQHEAELESPEVMPEEEEDDEEEEDDEEEGGEEVSTPRGSSRSAGGAAKSEGSEGSPSTDGLPSEAAEDGPAGAPALSQASSGACFPRKRVSSKSLKVGMIPAPKRLCLIQEPKVHEPVRIAYDRPRGRPVSKKKKPKDFDFAQQKLTDKNLGFQMLQKMGWKEGHGLGSCGKGIREPVSVGTASEGEGLGADGQEHKEDTFDVFRQRMMQMYRHKRANK
- the SUGP2 gene encoding SURP and G-patch domain-containing protein 2 isoform X1, whose product is MSPPRAAAAAAAAAAAEGQRNMAARRIAQETFDAVLQEKANRYHMDPSGEAVGEALQFKAQDLLRTVPRARADMYDDIPSDSRYTLAGSVAHARDTGRESLRGDVFPGPSFRSSNPSVSEDNYFRKECGRDLEFSHPDSRDQVFGHRKLGHFRSQDWKFALRGSWEQDFAHPVSQESPWSQEYNFGPSALLGDFGSSRLIEKECLEKESRDYDVDRPAEADSVLRGSAQVQGRGRGLNIVDQEGALLGKGETQGLLPTKGGVGKLVTLRSVSTKKVPTVNRITPKTQGTNQIQKTTSSPDATLGTNPGTEDIQFPTQIPLGLNLKDIRLPRRKMSFDLIDKSDVFSRFGIEIIKWAGFHTIKDDVKFSQLFQTLFELETETCAKMLASFKCSLKPEHRDFCFFTIKFLKHSALKTPRVDNEFLNMLLDKGAVKTKNCFFEIIKPFDKYIMRLQDRLLKSVTPLLMACNAYELSVKMKTLSNPLDLAVALETTNSLCRKSLALLGQTFSLASSFRQEKILEAVGLQDIAPSPAAFPNFEDSTLFGREYIDHLKAWLVSSGCPLQVKKAEPEPAQEEEKMAPPTKPEVQAKALSGLSDAVPQRADHKVVDTIDQLVTRVVEGSLSPKERALLKEDPAYWFLSDDSSLEYKYYKLKLAEVQRVSHTLPGADQKPTAAECAVRAMLYARAIRSLKKRLLPGRRRGLLRTQGLRGWKVRRATTGTQTLLSSGTRLKHHGRQAPGSLQGKLSQPDGNDTAKDCPPDPAGPSPGDPSPEASGPSPKPAGVEVSGAPQTSSPCPSADVDMKTMETAEKLARFVAQVGPEIEQFSIENSTDNPDLWFLHDQNSSAFKFYRKKVFELCPSICFTSSPLNLHPGESADSQEGPLNPMEGEGEFEDEPPQHEAELESPEVMPEEEEDDEEEEDDEEEGGEEVSTPRGSSRSAGGAAKSEGSEGSPSTDGLPSEAAEDGPAGAPALSQASSGACFPRKRVSSKSLKVGMIPAPKRLCLIQEPKVHEPVRIAYDRPRGRPVSKKKKPKDFDFAQQKLTDKNLGFQMLQKMGWKEGHGLGSCGKGIREPVSVYAAGAWGQGWGGQRAWREEAFSGLLVLSLWVHSLISWLPSC
- the SUGP2 gene encoding SURP and G-patch domain-containing protein 2 isoform X3, giving the protein MAARRIAQETFDAVLQEKANRYHMDPSGEAVGEALQFKAQDLLRTVPRARADMYDDIPSDSRYTLAGSVAHARDTGRESLRGDVFPGPSFRSSNPSVSEDNYFRKECGRDLEFSHPDSRDQVFGHRKLGHFRSQDWKFALRGSWEQDFAHPVSQESPWSQEYNFGPSALLGDFGSSRLIEKECLEKESRDYDVDRPAEADSVLRGSAQVQGRGRGLNIVDQEGALLGKGETQGLLPTKGGVGKLVTLRSVSTKKVPTVNRITPKTQGTNQIQKTTSSPDATLGTNPGTEDIQFPTQIPLGLNLKDIRLPRRKMSFDLIDKSDVFSRFGIEIIKWAGFHTIKDDVKFSQLFQTLFELETETCAKMLASFKCSLKPEHRDFCFFTIKFLKHSALKTPRVDNEFLNMLLDKGAVKTKNCFFEIIKPFDKYIMRLQDRLLKSVTPLLMACNAYELSVKMKTLSNPLDLAVALETTNSLCRKSLALLGQTFSLASSFRQEKILEAVGLQDIAPSPAAFPNFEDSTLFGREYIDHLKAWLVSSGCPLQVKKAEPEPAQEEEKMAPPTKPEVQAKALSGLSDAVPQRADHKVVDTIDQLVTRVVEGSLSPKERALLKEDPAYWFLSDDSSLEYKYYKLKLAEVQRVSHTLPGADQKPTAAECAVRAMLYARAIRSLKKRLLPGRRRGLLRTQGLRGWKVRRATTGTQTLLSSGTRLKHHGRQAPGSLQGKLSQPDGNDTAKDCPPDPAGPSPGDPSPEASGPSPKPAGVEVSGAPQTSSPCPSADVDMKTMETAEKLARFVAQVGPEIEQFSIENSTDNPDLWFLHDQNSSAFKFYRKKVFELCPSICFTSSPLNLHPGESADSQEGPLNPMEGEGEFEDEPPQHEAELESPEVMPEEEEDDEEEEDDEEEGGEEVSTPRGSSRSAGGAAKSEGSEGSPSTDGLPSEAAEDGPAGAPALSQASSGACFPRKRVSSKSLKVGMIPAPKRLCLIQEPKVHEPVRIAYDRPRGRPVSKKKKPKDFDFAQQKLTDKNLGFQMLQKMGWKEGHGLGSCGKGIREPVSVYAAGAWGQGWGGQRAWREEAFSGLLVLSLWVHSLISWLPSC
- the SUGP2 gene encoding SURP and G-patch domain-containing protein 2 isoform X4; translation: MSPPRAAAAAAAAAAAEGQRNMAARRIAQETFDAVLQEKANRYHMDPSGEAVGEALQFKAQDLLRTVPRARADMYDDIPSDSRYTLAGSVAHARDTGRESLRGDVFPGPSFRSSNPSVSEDNYFRKECGRDLEFSHPDSRDQVFGHRKLGHFRSQDWKFALRGSWEQDFAHPVSQESPWSQEYNFGPSALLGDFGSSRLIEKECLEKESRDYDVDRPAEADSVLRGSAQVQGRGRGLNIVDQEGALLGKGETQGLLPTKGGVGKLVTLRSVSTKKVPTVNRITPKTQGTNQIQKTTSSPDATLGTNPGTEDIQFPTQIPLGLNLKDIRLPRRKMSFDLIDKSDVFSRFGIEIIKWAGFHTIKDDVKFSQLFQTLFELETETCAKMLASFKCSLKPEHRDFCFFTIKFLKHSALKTPRVDNEFLNMLLDKGAVKTKNCFFEIIKPFDKYIMRLQDRLLKSVTPLLMACNAYELSVKMKTLSNPLDLAVALETTNSLCRKSLALLGQTFSLASSFRQEKILEAVGLQDIAPSPAAFPNFEDSTLFGREYIDHLKAWLVSSGCPLQVKKAEPEPAQEEEKMAPPTKPEVQAKALSGLSDAVPQRADHKVVDTIDQLVTRVVEGSLSPKERALLKEDPAYWFLSDDSSLEYKYYKLKLAEVQRVSHTLPGADQKPTAAECAVRAMLYARAIRSLKKRLLPGRRRGLLRTQGLRGWKAPGSLQGKLSQPDGNDTAKDCPPDPAGPSPGDPSPEASGPSPKPAGVEVSGAPQTSSPCPSADVDMKTMETAEKLARFVAQVGPEIEQFSIENSTDNPDLWFLHDQNSSAFKFYRKKVFELCPSICFTSSPLNLHPGESADSQEGPLNPMEGEGEFEDEPPQHEAELESPEVMPEEEEDDEEEEDDEEEGGEEVSTPRGSSRSAGGAAKSEGSEGSPSTDGLPSEAAEDGPAGAPALSQASSGACFPRKRVSSKSLKVGMIPAPKRLCLIQEPKVHEPVRIAYDRPRGRPVSKKKKPKDFDFAQQKLTDKNLGFQMLQKMGWKEGHGLGSCGKGIREPVSVYAAGAWGQGWGGQRAWREEAFSGLLVLSLWVHSLISWLPSC